The following proteins are co-located in the Streptosporangiales bacterium genome:
- a CDS encoding TIM barrel protein produces the protein MRFAVNVSMLFVDLPMNRRPEAAKQAGFDAVEMWWPFTTPEPADAEVDALLSSIDDAGVELTGLNFDAGDMPAGDRGLVSLPDQQARFRANVPVAVDIAKRTGCRVINALYGNRQEDVAPWRQDECALANLAWAADAAHGVATVVLEPLNSYENPRYPVLHTTHGLDVIRQVQATGGTSIGLLYDAYHMQRMEGNLIDTISRHGAEFAHIQLADSPGRSTPGTGEIAFGRVLDALQDTGYSGMVGLEYRSTTPDPFGWLSPSARSGELDTRPSDLVTA, from the coding sequence ATGAGATTCGCCGTCAACGTGTCCATGCTGTTCGTCGACCTGCCGATGAACCGACGACCGGAAGCCGCGAAACAGGCTGGGTTCGACGCGGTGGAGATGTGGTGGCCGTTCACCACACCTGAGCCCGCGGACGCCGAGGTGGACGCCCTGTTGAGCAGCATCGACGACGCCGGCGTCGAGCTCACCGGGTTGAACTTCGACGCCGGCGACATGCCCGCCGGCGACCGCGGGCTGGTGTCGCTGCCCGACCAGCAGGCCAGGTTCCGCGCCAACGTCCCTGTGGCGGTGGACATCGCGAAGCGCACCGGTTGCCGGGTGATCAACGCGCTGTACGGCAACCGGCAGGAGGACGTGGCCCCGTGGCGGCAGGACGAGTGTGCGCTCGCCAACCTCGCGTGGGCGGCGGACGCCGCGCACGGCGTCGCGACGGTCGTGCTCGAACCGTTGAACTCGTACGAGAACCCGCGCTATCCGGTGCTGCACACGACACACGGCCTCGACGTGATCCGCCAGGTGCAGGCCACCGGCGGCACGTCGATCGGCCTGCTGTACGACGCGTACCACATGCAGCGGATGGAAGGGAACCTGATCGACACGATCAGCCGGCACGGCGCCGAGTTCGCCCACATCCAGCTGGCCGACTCCCCCGGCCGCAGCACGCCGGGCACCGGCGAGATCGCGTTCGGCCGGGTGCTCGACGCACTGCAGGACACCGGCTACAGCGGCATGGTGGGCCTGGAGTACCGCAGCACCACACCCGACCCGTTCGGCTGGCTGTCTCCCTCGGCCCGCAGCGGCGAGCTCGACACCCGCCCGAGCGACCTCGTGACGGCCTAG
- a CDS encoding hydroxyacid dehydrogenase, whose translation MTVRDLVYVEGPIHPEAMALLEEHGDVALGFGPHAVPVTEVCDRVAGILMRTGRLDADVIANAPHLRVIARHGVGLDSIDVEAATRAGVLVLITSQANAASVAEHTVGLLIAAARRYRETTTVVSEGEFGRRDQLVGTQLAGRTLAVVGYGRIGRRVGAVAEALQMDVRVHDPYLPSEALPTAHERLETALDAADALTVHVPLTPQTSSLVGARELDLLAPAAIVVNTARGGVVDEAALAERLRDGRLSAAGVDVFATEPPVHSPLLGLDNVILTPHIAAHTAEAIRRMSIDAAHNITRVLGGDEPAAEVTAVNRG comes from the coding sequence ATGACCGTGCGAGACCTCGTCTACGTCGAGGGCCCCATCCACCCCGAAGCCATGGCGCTGTTGGAGGAGCACGGCGACGTCGCGCTCGGGTTCGGGCCGCACGCCGTCCCGGTGACGGAGGTGTGCGACCGGGTGGCCGGGATCCTCATGCGCACCGGCCGTCTCGACGCCGACGTGATCGCGAACGCGCCGCACCTGCGGGTGATCGCGCGGCACGGCGTCGGCCTGGACTCCATCGACGTCGAGGCGGCGACCCGCGCGGGTGTCCTCGTGCTCATCACCTCGCAGGCGAACGCCGCATCGGTCGCCGAGCACACCGTCGGTCTGCTGATCGCCGCTGCCAGGCGGTACCGCGAGACGACCACAGTGGTGTCCGAGGGCGAGTTCGGGCGCCGCGACCAGCTCGTCGGCACCCAGCTCGCCGGCAGGACCCTGGCAGTGGTCGGTTACGGCCGGATCGGGCGCAGGGTCGGCGCCGTGGCCGAGGCACTCCAGATGGACGTACGCGTCCACGACCCGTACCTGCCGAGCGAGGCGCTGCCCACAGCACACGAACGGCTGGAGACCGCGCTCGACGCTGCGGACGCGCTCACGGTGCACGTACCGCTGACGCCGCAGACCAGCTCGCTGGTCGGTGCACGCGAGCTGGACCTGCTCGCACCCGCCGCCATCGTCGTCAACACCGCACGAGGCGGCGTCGTCGACGAGGCGGCACTGGCCGAACGGCTGCGCGACGGACGCCTGTCGGCAGCGGGAGTCGACGTCTTCGCCACCGAACCGCCCGTGCACTCGCCCCTGCTCGGCCTGGACAACGTGATCCTCACGCCGCACATCGCTGCGCACACCGCAGAAGCCATTCGGCGGATGTCGATCGACGCAGCGCACAACATCACGAGGGTGCTCGGCGGTGACGAGCCCGCCGCCGAGGTCACCGCCGTCAATCGGGGCTAG
- a CDS encoding transporter has protein sequence MVYAARHAIPRRGGLVDWSLVVQEWLLLPGAFLEIFTSPVTLLSLVVGGLIGICVGMLPGLTAVMAMSLLLGFMLGLPVEAGMGLLIGVYTGAIYSGSITAVMLNIPGTPAAAATTLDGFPLAKQGRSREAVGTVTWASFFGEWVGEIVGFLLLPFVAVLAMLLGDWELFLVAMVGVLLAGGLAGSSPTKGWIAALLGISVAMIGTDPIYGTERFGYTPELMRGIDFVPALIGLFGVAEVLFVLRSKHPYRLTGEPGRAITRWDILRKPASILNIVRSGLVGVGMGIVPGAGESAAPWLAYDLAKRRSKEPELFGKGSHEGLIAAETANNATSGGALVPTLTLGIPGSGPTAILLAALFMYGVQPGPNLIVEEPGFIATTIALFLMSAIVMRLLAYFASTYFIRLLSVPRGVILPIAVTLGFVGAWGVGFTTFDIQVVLVFGLVGYILRSRGFPLAPLVLGILVGPIADRSLRRAILTYEGDFIGMLTRPVALVLIAVLVLMLAQNWWRRRREGTR, from the coding sequence ATGGTATACGCTGCACGGCATGCCATCCCTCGACGAGGAGGACTGGTGGACTGGAGCCTGGTCGTTCAGGAGTGGCTGCTGCTGCCCGGCGCCTTCCTCGAGATCTTCACCAGCCCGGTCACGCTCCTCTCCCTCGTCGTCGGCGGGCTCATCGGCATCTGCGTCGGGATGTTGCCCGGCCTGACTGCGGTCATGGCGATGTCGTTGCTGCTCGGCTTCATGCTCGGCCTCCCGGTCGAGGCCGGCATGGGCCTGCTGATCGGCGTCTACACCGGCGCCATCTACTCCGGCAGCATCACGGCGGTCATGCTCAACATCCCGGGTACGCCCGCGGCCGCCGCGACCACGCTGGACGGGTTCCCGCTGGCCAAGCAGGGCCGTTCGCGCGAGGCCGTCGGCACGGTGACGTGGGCGAGCTTCTTCGGCGAGTGGGTCGGGGAGATCGTCGGTTTCCTGCTCCTGCCGTTCGTCGCGGTGCTCGCGATGCTGCTCGGCGACTGGGAGCTCTTCCTCGTCGCGATGGTCGGCGTGCTACTCGCCGGCGGACTCGCGGGCAGCAGCCCCACCAAGGGCTGGATCGCCGCCCTGCTCGGCATCAGCGTCGCCATGATCGGCACCGACCCGATCTACGGCACCGAGCGGTTCGGCTACACCCCGGAGCTGATGCGCGGCATCGACTTCGTCCCCGCGCTCATCGGCCTCTTCGGCGTCGCCGAGGTGCTCTTCGTGCTCCGCTCGAAGCACCCGTACCGGTTGACCGGGGAGCCCGGCCGTGCCATCACCCGCTGGGACATCCTGCGCAAGCCTGCCAGCATCCTGAACATCGTCCGGTCCGGGCTCGTCGGCGTCGGCATGGGCATCGTCCCCGGCGCCGGCGAGTCGGCCGCCCCGTGGCTCGCCTACGACCTCGCCAAGCGGCGGTCCAAGGAGCCCGAGCTGTTCGGCAAGGGCTCGCACGAAGGGCTGATCGCCGCGGAGACGGCCAACAACGCGACGTCCGGTGGAGCGCTCGTACCGACGCTGACCCTTGGCATCCCGGGCAGCGGGCCGACGGCGATCCTGCTCGCCGCGTTGTTCATGTACGGGGTACAGCCAGGCCCCAATCTGATCGTCGAGGAACCGGGGTTCATCGCCACGACCATCGCCCTGTTCCTGATGTCCGCGATCGTCATGCGGCTGCTCGCCTACTTCGCGTCCACGTACTTCATCCGGTTGCTCTCCGTCCCCCGTGGCGTCATCCTGCCGATCGCGGTCACCCTGGGGTTCGTGGGCGCCTGGGGTGTCGGCTTCACGACCTTCGACATCCAGGTCGTGCTGGTCTTCGGGCTCGTCGGCTACATCTTGCGCAGCCGCGGCTTCCCACTCGCGCCCCTGGTGCTCGGCATTCTCGTCGGCCCCATCGCGGACAGGTCACTGCGCAGGGCGATCCTCACCTACGAGGGTGACTTCATCGGCATGCTGACCCGTCCGGTCGCGCTGGTACTCATCGCCGTGCTGGTGCTCATGCTCGCCCAGAACTGGTGGCGCCGACGCCGGGAGGGCACGAGATGA
- a CDS encoding helix-turn-helix domain-containing protein, whose protein sequence is MGGALRVRALRRTARCGGGAVTAGSSGESRKYAAPAAAAAAETLLLLARTSGGVSVAEIATRTGRTKSLIYRVVAELESRSFVVRGPAGDYRLGVAAVELGGAFSASVPVLASVRQVLRRLAEFTRETANLGILQGDQVLYLAREEGDLSVVSVSRVGKLLPANTTAIGKALLADRSDDEVREIFAGRLAEHGELSPLTRRSRTSIDDLLQDLGEARAAGYSEEHGETVVGRCCLGVTVPFGERGATDAAISVSISDHRFGPMRDEILNRLLDAKRDLVTEHRARAAIG, encoded by the coding sequence ATGGGCGGTGCTCTGCGTGTTCGGGCACTGCGACGGACAGCGAGGTGCGGAGGTGGTGCAGTGACAGCCGGCAGCAGCGGGGAGTCCAGGAAGTACGCCGCGCCCGCCGCCGCGGCCGCGGCGGAGACGCTGCTGCTCCTGGCCCGTACCAGCGGCGGGGTGTCGGTCGCCGAGATCGCCACCCGCACCGGTCGGACGAAGTCGCTGATCTACCGTGTCGTCGCCGAGCTGGAGTCCCGGAGCTTCGTGGTACGCGGACCGGCGGGCGACTATAGGCTCGGCGTGGCCGCGGTCGAGCTCGGCGGCGCGTTCTCCGCGTCCGTGCCGGTGCTGGCGTCCGTACGGCAGGTACTCCGCCGGCTCGCCGAGTTCACCCGCGAGACCGCCAACCTCGGCATCCTCCAGGGCGACCAGGTGCTGTACCTGGCGCGCGAGGAGGGCGACCTCTCGGTCGTGTCGGTGTCGCGGGTCGGCAAGCTACTGCCGGCGAACACCACGGCCATCGGGAAGGCGCTGCTCGCCGACCGCTCCGACGACGAGGTCAGGGAGATCTTCGCGGGACGCCTCGCCGAGCACGGTGAGCTGAGCCCGCTGACGCGACGCAGCCGCACGTCGATCGACGACCTGCTGCAGGACCTGGGCGAGGCCCGCGCGGCCGGCTACTCGGAGGAACACGGCGAGACGGTCGTCGGCCGCTGCTGCCTCGGCGTCACCGTGCCGTTCGGCGAACGCGGCGCGACCGACGCGGCCATCAGCGTCTCCATCTCCGACCACCGCTTCGGCCCGATGCGCGACGAGATACTGAACCGCCTCCTCGACGCCAAGCGAGACCTGGTGACCGAACACCGCGCCCGTGCCGCGATCGGCTGA
- a CDS encoding methyltransferase domain-containing protein, which yields MPSHTTEHDPSTFEVTSNSQQLFGDDPIEVRDTDHYTAEYVEDFVDKWDELIDWKRRSKSEGRFFIDQLKSRGVTSVLDVATGTGFHSVRLLEEGFETVSADGSAEMLAKAFANGIKNDNKILRLVHADWRWLSRDVHGEYDAIICLGNSFTHLFSERDRRKALAEFYAMLKHDGVLILDQRNYDAILDNSFSTKHTYYYCGEEVSAEPEYVDEGLTRFRYTFPDQSQFHLNMYPLRKNYTRKLLREAGFQAIETYGDFQETYAEDEPDFFIHVAEKGYVKDDELTATYSTAVHTARDYYNSDDADNFYFHVWGGEDIHVGLYQTPDEDIFDASRRTVETMASQVTLTPSTRVLDLGAGYGGAARYLAATYGCQVTCLNLSEVENERNRQMNVEQNLDHLINVADGSFEELPFQDNGFDVVWSQDAFLHSGDRERVLEEAGRVLVPGGHIVFTDPMAADGCPKENLTPILARLNLDTMASPDFYREQLGRVGMKSVEFHDLTEQLPRHYGRVLAVLEQVESELEGKVSAEYRTKMKEGLRNWVNGGNAGNLAWGIFHARA from the coding sequence ATGCCGAGCCATACGACCGAGCACGATCCCTCGACCTTCGAGGTGACGAGCAACAGTCAACAGCTCTTTGGTGACGACCCCATCGAGGTCCGTGACACCGACCACTACACGGCGGAGTACGTGGAAGACTTCGTCGACAAGTGGGATGAACTCATCGATTGGAAGCGACGCTCGAAAAGCGAGGGTCGCTTCTTTATTGACCAGCTGAAGTCGCGTGGTGTCACATCGGTCTTGGATGTGGCGACGGGTACCGGATTTCACTCCGTACGCCTCCTCGAAGAAGGTTTCGAGACCGTCAGCGCCGACGGCAGCGCCGAGATGCTCGCCAAGGCGTTCGCCAACGGCATCAAGAACGACAACAAGATTCTCCGGCTCGTGCACGCCGACTGGCGCTGGCTCAGCCGTGACGTCCACGGCGAGTACGACGCGATCATCTGCCTGGGGAACTCGTTCACCCATCTCTTCTCCGAGCGCGATCGTCGCAAGGCACTCGCCGAGTTCTACGCCATGCTCAAGCATGACGGCGTACTGATCCTCGATCAGCGCAACTACGACGCGATCCTCGACAACTCGTTCTCGACGAAGCACACGTACTACTACTGCGGCGAAGAGGTGTCCGCGGAGCCCGAGTACGTCGACGAGGGTCTCACGCGGTTCCGCTACACGTTCCCTGACCAGTCGCAGTTCCACCTGAACATGTACCCGCTGCGCAAGAACTACACGCGCAAACTGCTACGCGAGGCGGGATTTCAGGCTATCGAAACGTACGGCGATTTCCAGGAGACGTACGCGGAGGACGAGCCGGACTTCTTCATCCACGTAGCCGAGAAGGGCTATGTCAAGGATGACGAGCTGACCGCTACGTATTCCACTGCCGTGCACACTGCGCGTGATTACTACAATTCCGACGACGCAGACAACTTCTATTTCCACGTGTGGGGTGGCGAGGACATTCACGTCGGCCTCTACCAGACGCCCGACGAGGACATCTTCGACGCCAGCAGGCGCACCGTCGAGACGATGGCCAGCCAGGTCACGCTCACCCCGTCGACCCGGGTGCTCGACCTGGGCGCCGGCTACGGCGGCGCGGCCCGCTACCTGGCCGCCACCTACGGCTGCCAGGTGACGTGTCTCAACCTCAGCGAGGTCGAGAACGAGCGCAACCGGCAGATGAACGTCGAGCAGAACCTCGACCACCTGATCAACGTCGCCGACGGGTCCTTCGAGGAGCTGCCGTTCCAGGACAACGGCTTCGACGTCGTCTGGTCGCAGGACGCGTTCCTGCACAGCGGTGACCGCGAGCGGGTGCTCGAGGAGGCGGGCCGAGTGCTCGTCCCCGGCGGGCACATCGTCTTCACCGACCCGATGGCGGCGGACGGCTGCCCGAAGGAGAACCTGACGCCGATCCTGGCCAGGCTCAACCTGGACACCATGGCCAGCCCGGACTTCTACCGGGAGCAGCTCGGCCGCGTGGGCATGAAGTCGGTGGAGTTCCACGACCTCACCGAGCAGCTGCCGCGGCACTACGGCCGGGTGCTCGCCGTCCTCGAGCAGGTCGAGTCCGAGCTGGAGGGCAAGGTCAGCGCGGAGTACCGCACAAAGATGAAGGAAGGCCTGCGGAACTGGGTCAACGGCGGCAACGCCGGCAACCTCGCCTGGGGCATCTTCCACGCCAGGGCCTGA
- a CDS encoding AsnC family transcriptional regulator — MRLDRLDERIVALLLADSRASYARIGAAVGLSAPAVKRRVDKLQAGGVITGYTVAVDPAALGWQTEAFVELYCQGRTSPEQIKKSLVRHPEVVAAYTITGDADALIHMLAADTGHLESALERIRDEPNVVQTKSVIVLSRLLDRATMPSISL, encoded by the coding sequence GTGCGGCTCGACCGCCTGGACGAACGGATCGTCGCGCTCCTGCTGGCCGACAGCAGGGCGAGCTACGCGCGCATCGGCGCCGCCGTCGGCCTCTCCGCGCCTGCGGTCAAGCGGCGGGTGGACAAGCTGCAGGCAGGCGGCGTGATCACCGGCTACACCGTGGCCGTGGACCCGGCGGCGCTCGGCTGGCAGACGGAGGCGTTCGTCGAGCTGTACTGCCAGGGCCGCACCTCACCGGAGCAGATCAAGAAGAGCCTGGTCAGACACCCCGAGGTCGTCGCCGCGTACACCATCACCGGAGACGCCGACGCGCTCATCCACATGCTCGCCGCCGACACCGGGCACCTGGAGAGCGCACTGGAACGCATCAGGGACGAACCGAACGTCGTACAGACCAAGAGCGTCATCGTTCTCTCCCGCTTGCTCGACCGCGCGACGATGCCCTCCATCTCACTGTGA
- a CDS encoding amidinotransferase, whose amino-acid sequence MEVVVVQLETVARPTPLPTARTARPRHYLMCPPTYFDVRYAINPWMDVTVPVDHELAVRQWRRLVEVYRDLGHTVDLIDPVAGLPDMVFAANGATVVAGHALTARFHSEQRAAEAPAYRDWLVAAGRYQVRAAEFVNEGEGDFLVTDRWLLAGTGFRSEPSSHAEAQEWFGRPVIGLRLVDPRFYHLDTALAVLDGDQVMYYPEAFSAGSRAVLAELFPDAILASRADAAVLGLNAVSDGRHVVLAAEAQQLAAQLADHEFIPLGVEMSELVKAGGSVKCCTLELRS is encoded by the coding sequence ATGGAGGTAGTTGTGGTGCAGCTCGAGACAGTGGCGCGTCCGACACCGCTGCCGACCGCGCGGACCGCGCGGCCCCGGCACTACCTGATGTGCCCGCCCACCTACTTCGACGTGCGCTACGCGATCAACCCGTGGATGGACGTCACCGTCCCGGTTGACCACGAGCTCGCCGTGCGGCAGTGGCGACGTCTCGTCGAGGTCTACCGTGACCTTGGCCACACGGTCGACCTGATCGACCCGGTGGCCGGCCTGCCGGACATGGTGTTCGCCGCGAACGGCGCCACCGTCGTCGCCGGCCACGCGCTCACGGCGCGGTTCCACAGCGAGCAACGGGCCGCCGAGGCGCCCGCGTACCGGGACTGGCTGGTCGCCGCCGGCAGGTACCAGGTCCGCGCGGCGGAGTTCGTCAACGAGGGCGAGGGCGACTTCCTCGTCACCGACCGCTGGCTGCTCGCCGGCACCGGCTTCCGCAGCGAGCCGTCGTCGCACGCAGAGGCGCAGGAGTGGTTCGGCCGGCCGGTCATCGGCCTGCGGCTGGTCGACCCGCGCTTCTACCACCTCGACACGGCGCTGGCCGTGCTCGACGGCGACCAGGTCATGTACTACCCGGAGGCGTTCTCCGCCGGCAGCCGCGCCGTGCTCGCCGAGCTCTTCCCTGACGCGATCCTCGCGAGCCGCGCAGACGCCGCCGTGCTCGGCCTCAACGCCGTCTCTGACGGCCGGCACGTCGTCCTCGCGGCCGAGGCGCAGCAGCTGGCGGCACAGCTCGCCGACCACGAGTTCATCCCGCTCGGCGTGGAGATGTCCGAGCTGGTGAAGGCCGGCGGCAGCGTAAAGTGCTGCACCCTGGAGCTTCGCAGCTGA
- a CDS encoding aminotransferase class I/II-fold pyridoxal phosphate-dependent enzyme → MESNSPAADALGPARIPAADLAAAIDEPTAKGIAAGVDHLVRTGRLRAGTALPTVRALATALRMSPTTVAEAWRVLSSAGTIETLGRRGTFVTGWDPTAYLPDNALGRKAELLYDLRLAVPEPEFLPDMRRALARAADYVDTGLNEYHADQVIGPLVEYAQRTWPFPFQRLTCAYGGYDALFLLCEVLIKPGRRVVVENPTSATAIEIIEALGGEMLPVPCDDKGMLPEQLRAALAKNPAAVLVQPRCACPDGRSLTPARAKELATAIAKCPAKPVVIEDDAIPELAQTPPVTLGTRLPDQVVHIRGWSKSHGPDLRLALIGGAADIVERAIGHRQLGAVWTSRLLQGAFAAMLADAGSRRRVAKAAGEYTRRRELLADALAARGVPTYARDGLALWVPVHDERTALVELASHGLGAGPGSRFALPPIPGGDHLRVATSRLRPEDAETVADLLAAAGRPRSSRMV, encoded by the coding sequence GTGGAGTCGAACTCGCCGGCAGCCGACGCCCTCGGCCCGGCTCGGATCCCGGCGGCCGATCTCGCCGCCGCCATCGACGAGCCGACGGCCAAGGGCATCGCTGCCGGCGTCGACCACCTGGTACGAACCGGCCGGCTGCGCGCCGGCACGGCGCTGCCCACCGTCCGCGCGCTCGCCACCGCACTGCGGATGAGCCCGACCACCGTCGCGGAGGCCTGGCGGGTGCTCAGCTCCGCCGGCACCATCGAGACGCTCGGCCGCCGCGGCACGTTCGTCACCGGCTGGGACCCCACCGCGTACCTGCCGGACAACGCGCTCGGCAGGAAGGCGGAGCTGCTCTACGACCTGCGGCTGGCGGTGCCGGAACCGGAGTTCCTGCCGGACATGCGGCGCGCGCTGGCCCGCGCGGCCGACTACGTCGACACCGGCCTGAACGAGTACCACGCGGACCAGGTCATCGGCCCGCTCGTCGAGTACGCGCAACGGACCTGGCCGTTCCCGTTCCAGCGGCTCACCTGTGCGTACGGCGGCTACGACGCGCTCTTCCTGCTCTGCGAGGTGCTGATCAAGCCGGGTCGCCGCGTCGTGGTGGAGAACCCGACGAGCGCGACGGCGATCGAGATCATCGAGGCGCTCGGCGGTGAGATGCTGCCGGTGCCGTGCGACGACAAGGGCATGCTGCCCGAGCAGCTGCGCGCAGCACTGGCCAAGAACCCGGCGGCCGTGCTCGTGCAGCCGCGCTGCGCGTGCCCGGACGGCCGCTCGCTGACCCCGGCCAGGGCGAAGGAGCTCGCGACGGCGATCGCGAAGTGCCCGGCCAAACCGGTGGTCATCGAGGACGACGCGATCCCCGAGCTCGCGCAGACGCCGCCGGTCACGCTCGGCACCCGGCTGCCCGACCAGGTCGTGCACATCCGGGGGTGGAGCAAGTCACACGGCCCGGACCTGCGGCTGGCGCTGATCGGCGGCGCTGCGGACATCGTGGAGCGGGCGATCGGCCACCGCCAACTCGGTGCCGTGTGGACGTCCCGACTGCTCCAGGGCGCGTTCGCCGCCATGCTCGCCGACGCCGGCTCGCGCCGCCGGGTGGCGAAGGCCGCCGGCGAGTACACCAGGCGCAGAGAGCTGCTGGCGGACGCGCTCGCGGCCCGGGGCGTGCCGACGTACGCCCGCGACGGGCTCGCCCTCTGGGTCCCCGTACACGACGAGCGCACGGCGCTCGTGGAGCTTGCCTCGCACGGCCTGGGCGCCGGCCCCGGCAGCCGGTTCGCGCTGCCGCCCATCCCCGGCGGCGACCACCTGCGCGTGGCCACCTCGCGGCTGCGGCCGGAGGACGCGGAGACGGTCGCCGACCTGCTCGCCGCCGCCGGCCGGCCACGCTCCTCCCGGATGGTCTGA
- a CDS encoding hydrolase, protein MYVAAHQFDVSEDKDTNLQQIRKAVHSAAEAGARLAVLPEAAMVAFEAGRERIRTAAEPMDGPFVTGLRELSKETGTAVIVGVHEPSGQDRVYNTNVVVDDGELVAAYRKLHLYDALGNQESEHVTPGSDTPPVVHIDGMKIGVLTCYDLRFPEVFRVLVDAGAEAITISAAWVRGLYKEEHWNTLLRARAIENTTWIVASGEVGPRNSGNSQVIDPFGVIVAGAGEETTTCYAHVEAERVRTVRAKLPSLEHRRYSVVMH, encoded by the coding sequence ATGTACGTCGCCGCCCACCAGTTCGACGTGTCCGAGGACAAGGACACCAACCTGCAGCAGATCCGCAAGGCCGTGCACTCCGCCGCGGAGGCGGGCGCGCGCCTGGCGGTGCTGCCCGAGGCCGCGATGGTGGCCTTCGAGGCGGGCCGCGAGCGCATCCGTACGGCGGCCGAGCCGATGGACGGCCCGTTCGTCACCGGGCTGCGGGAGCTGAGCAAGGAGACGGGCACCGCCGTCATCGTCGGCGTGCACGAGCCCAGTGGGCAGGACCGCGTGTACAACACGAACGTCGTCGTCGACGACGGTGAGCTGGTCGCCGCGTACCGCAAGCTGCACCTCTACGACGCCCTCGGCAACCAGGAGTCCGAGCACGTGACGCCTGGCTCGGACACGCCACCTGTCGTGCACATCGACGGCATGAAGATCGGCGTGCTCACCTGCTACGACCTGCGCTTCCCCGAGGTGTTCCGGGTGCTCGTCGACGCCGGCGCGGAGGCGATCACCATCTCCGCCGCCTGGGTGCGCGGGCTCTACAAGGAGGAGCACTGGAACACGTTGCTGCGGGCGCGGGCGATCGAGAACACCACCTGGATCGTGGCCAGCGGCGAGGTCGGGCCACGCAACAGCGGCAACAGCCAGGTGATCGACCCGTTCGGCGTGATCGTCGCCGGCGCCGGCGAGGAGACCACTACCTGCTACGCGCACGTCGAGGCCGAGCGCGTCCGCACCGTCCGCGCCAAGCTACCCTCACTCGAACACCGCAGGTACTCCGTCGTGATGCACTGA
- a CDS encoding ATP-binding cassette domain-containing protein translates to MSTTTVTATPVLAVEDLVTTYPAPPYDVLGRPRGTVHAVSSVSLTVHGAETVGVVGESGCGKSTLGRSVLGLEKGAAGTVRICGEEILGRSYGSTRALCARAQMVFQDPFASLNPRLSVGDLVAEPLKIHGRWNGSTGRETVAKLLTEVGLEADHASRYPHEFSGGQRQRIGIARALALQPDLLILDEPVSALDVSVQAGVLNLLDELQRAHDLAYLFIAHDLSVVHHISDRIAVMYLGKIVELGDADAVYEPPAHPYTTALLSAVPAPDPKLERERQRVVLSGDVPKPTNPPSGCRFRTRCWKATEICATEEPPLVGPAGHQVACHHPERPVSTTPAAPAS, encoded by the coding sequence GTGAGCACAACGACGGTCACAGCGACACCGGTCCTCGCCGTCGAGGATCTGGTCACCACCTACCCGGCCCCGCCGTATGACGTCCTCGGCCGGCCCCGCGGCACGGTGCATGCGGTGTCGTCGGTCTCGCTGACCGTGCACGGGGCCGAGACCGTCGGCGTGGTCGGCGAGTCCGGCTGCGGTAAGTCGACGCTCGGCCGCAGCGTGCTCGGCCTGGAGAAGGGCGCCGCGGGAACCGTCCGGATCTGCGGCGAGGAGATCCTGGGCCGCAGCTACGGCAGCACCCGTGCACTGTGCGCCCGTGCGCAGATGGTGTTCCAGGACCCGTTCGCCTCGCTGAACCCACGGCTGTCCGTCGGCGACCTGGTCGCGGAGCCGCTGAAGATCCACGGCAGGTGGAACGGCAGCACCGGCCGCGAGACGGTGGCCAAGCTGCTCACCGAGGTGGGTCTGGAGGCCGACCACGCGTCCCGCTACCCGCACGAGTTCTCCGGCGGGCAGCGGCAACGGATAGGCATCGCCAGGGCGCTGGCGTTGCAGCCCGACCTGCTGATCCTCGACGAACCGGTCTCCGCGCTCGACGTCTCGGTGCAGGCCGGCGTGCTCAATCTGCTCGACGAGCTGCAGCGGGCGCACGACCTCGCGTACCTGTTCATCGCGCACGACCTCTCCGTCGTGCACCACATCAGCGACCGGATCGCGGTCATGTACCTCGGCAAGATCGTCGAGCTCGGCGACGCCGACGCGGTGTACGAGCCGCCGGCCCACCCGTACACGACGGCGCTGCTGTCCGCGGTGCCCGCGCCCGACCCGAAGCTCGAACGCGAGCGGCAACGGGTCGTGCTCAGCGGCGACGTGCCGAAGCCGACGAACCCGCCGAGCGGCTGCCGGTTCCGCACCAGGTGCTGGAAGGCGACGGAGATCTGCGCCACCGAGGAGCCGCCACTGGTCGGCCCCGCCGGGCACCAGGTCGCGTGCCACCACCCAGAACGTCCCGTGTCCACCACACCCGCAGCACCGGCCAGCTAG